The DNA sequence GAATTTCGGTGGAGAGGGGAACCATTGAATATGACAAGGTCTGCAGATGATGTTACAGTTGACTAACCTGGGTTGATACCGTCTGTGTTTGGAGATGAAATTGGAGCTATAATAGTAATCCCTTTCACGAGAATATTACTGCATAATTTCAAAATCTTAATCATAAGATAACGTTGAAAACTTTGAAAAGACTAATCAGGCCGATGATTGAGTGCCATGTGGCTGAACTCGTACATGCTCATAAGTGACAGTCAACTATTGATGCAAGTTGATTTCACAATGCATCAACAGCTGGTAGGCCACTTACATGCGCTTGGGCGACAATTAATAAAATGTATCACAAAAAGTTTCTTTTGGTGGGTAGGCATGTTTGGTTACCTGCTATAAACAGGATGGACATTCCATGATGGAGAATTTAGGAGAGTTAGGTTTGAGATTTGGACATCGGTTGAGAACATGACTTCGATCAGGTAAGGGCGGGTGTATTTTAGCTTCTTCTTGTGGAACTGTTGCCACCAGAACTCACCCTGCCCATCAATTGTGCCATTGTCACCTAACGATCAAAGGACCTCAATAAATTTAGtcatttattcaaataaaataattaggaTGGTTGGGGATGTCATGCCTAGCTAATCGATATATGCGTAACGCATTTAGTCGACTAGCTACTCACATCCCGCAACTATCTAGAATTGAATTGAATCAAATAAATTAGGTTACCTGTAACAACGACATCAGTGAGATTTGTTCCCCATATAAGACTGGTGTACCTTCCAGCTGGCGCGTCTCTTCCTCGACCGTAAGATGGGAGGGCTTTGAGCACAGGCCATTCATTAATGTCCTAAGACATATTTCATTATTTGAGTTAGTAAACCAAACCAACCGAATTCATTAcataattttggaatttttggaGATTAGTCTGTGCTTACGTCTAAAACTACGTCATTTTAGGATAGTTAATACTAAATCTAAAACCTATaacacttctttttttttttttttttttttcgcaagTTGGTAATTTTAACACTTAACTCCGTgactgaaaaaaaattgtaatatatTAGTCAAAAGAGGAGCTCAAAATGGGGACCCTTCTTTTTTTGATAAACTAAAATTCTACatctttttttatacaaataataTTCTACTTGAAACTAATCAGAATTATTGTGAAAAAGTATTTAAATTCGGATGCACAAGAAAGAATACACTTGCTCTAACCAACGCGTCTGCGCTTAAACTCCAGATAGTGTTGTTTTAGTCGAAGTCTTGTATAATTTAAGCCAACATCCAAATCCCTCTAATGTAAGTTGTAACAAAAGAAAATCTAATCTTTTTGTTGTTAAGTCCCTTTATCACAAATAGTTTCAACATGATTAAAATGCACAAATGGGAAATATGTGTGTATATGCAtgtttgagaagaaagaaaaaaattaagagagagagagagagacttgagAAGCGAGGAGAACAGCATCCTTGTGGAGATAGAGAGTGAAGTGGCTGGTGAGGTTGAAGCTCCCCGTCAGCCACTTCCCTGCCGGAACAAAGAGCTGAGCACCGCCCTGTGTTTCATACTGGCTCAGCTGACTGACGGCGGCATGAAAAGCCTTTGTGTTTGATGTCTTTCCATCTCCAACTCCTCCAAAATCAGTCAGCGAAGCACTGTGAGCTCTGCAGTTCATTGCAGTGTACTCAAACGATTCAAATATTTTGCCCTTTGCCCTTCTGCCCTCAGCCCCTCTTAGCATGGCCACCACAACAAGTACTACTAGCACTAGTTTAATAATCACCTGAGAAATTAAGAAACAATTAggaaaatagaaggaaaaaaaaaatcccattagcatttttgtttaagtttttgTTATCAAAAGTGATTTACACACTCCCTTCCTTAATTTTGTCATTCAATTTTCcgttgatttattcaatccaacggCTAGAATGCAAAGATGATAgtgcaaaaaatgaaaaagaaaagacgaGTTACTTAAATTTGAAGAGAAAATGCATAATAAATTGatgtttggttggtgagaaaatgcaggaaaatgaaataaaagagagggagagagagatggtttGACGTTTTACTTGGGTTTTCATAGGACTCCTCCCCAACAGCTCCATTGTAGATAAAAGGCAGCTTGGAATTTGTTTTGGTTGTTGCGGAGTATAAAATCAATGgggggtatttatagggttaAGGTTCTGTTGTGAAAAGTTAGCATGATTATTCTGCTATTGGACCGTTTTCTTTTCTTATCGTagaaaacaaatcaccaaatgAAATTTCAGTTGCATTTTATGTAtttagtattatttattttgatgatcTATATCTTATACATTACCACCAATAAAGAACGACGGTTATAACAGTCTCTCTTTTTAAACTTGGAGAAAAATGACTTCATCACCTGTCAAGTTCGTTTCTTGCACGAATAATTTATTCTccaaaatctattaaaaaattacctCATCATGATCATGAGCAAGTCTATTCTCCAAAATCTATTAAGTCTTCTATAATTATAACAAGTGATTATATTAAGGGTTCATTACAAATAGGCCCTTAAAactcatattaaaaaaaaaaaaaacaaaaactcatatatttttttagaaaaaaactCACCATAAACATccaacaaaaacttaaaattcaaataaactACCACGTAAGAATAAAAGTAACTTACTATTACAAATGATTGACAACCTATGCCACATTCCTTCTAAATTATTTCTCACCCGCACTTGAATTTTGACTCCAATCAAGGCATTAGAAACAAATTAATCATGCTAATGatttttttagtatttgtttttaattttccaaCAATCTAGCATTGTTCAATGGAATCGTTTTTTCATATAAATTGATTTACCTACTAAAATAATTTACTTACTgcattatttatatataagtaggtaaactaaaataatttacctactccTTATTATACATGTACTTGTCAAAACGCAATACTTAAGTAGGTACACCAAGATATAAACTAATTTACTAATATTCTTGAATTGTCACTAGATATCATTTCCAGAAAAAAAGTTAATACAATATTCTATTGGAAAAATATCAATGAaacttatattttttaattctcaCTTAGATATCATTTCCATAAAACGTAATAATTTACCTACCTCTCACGTGtgctaaattttcaagcctaatacTTAAACAACACAAATCGGGTGACATGGAACATATATGGCTATTGGGTTTCACACATGAGACaatttggctctgataccatgaaaaaaattaaggttctactataaaactaattgacaatacgGAGAGTAACCCAATCTCTTATAATCAATCACATGCAAGATCTCTCTTTTATCTAATGTGGGATTCACTCAACAAGGTGCTCCAAACTTGGAAATTTAATCTAGATGTCAGAAGTAATCAATGTTAATGAATTAATTGACTCGGTGAACAAGACACTAATTCTCTTTTGATCAATTGCattttgagtttaaatttcTCCTCTCGTAATATGGTTGAGAATAATAAATATTGTTTATaatcatacacacacatatgtaaaTATCATTTTCACCCCTAGTTTAGTAGTTTATTAGGcacaaattaacaatttaacttCCTAGATTTTGTAACTCATGAGCCTGTGACATTTTAAGGATATTTGTGGTTTTGAGCCTCTGAATTATTATTGCATAGGAAAGTGGTTAGTGGATCCCACTCTTGATGCACCTTCTTGAAGTTTGCATATATTCATCCAATCTCGTGATCTCGTCGCTTTCACTCCTCATACTTGAGCCAAGTGTCCAGACAGACATGGATTGGATTGCCAGTGCCGACCCACTTCGTGGATTCACGGGTCTCAAACTCGTGGCCCCCACATTAATTTACCCTGTTATATTATAAcgtattaatgaatttttaattaaaaaaggtAACATGTATATTGGTGTCTATTGCATTTGTATAGTTGAACAATGGAACAAACCGtctgtgtgtatatattatatgaatCATGGTTTGGACATTTGTGTTACATGTTTTGATTTGTTAAGGTTCATCAAATGTCTACATTTCTGTAATTTCATGATTTTAATTTCGATGTGAGGAAAAAGTTTATGTTGAGACTTTCATGTCACACAACAAGATTTTACACACAATGTAGTTGAAACGTATAAAACAGGATAAGTTGCAGCTGCACATTGCTATGCATCACTTGAGAAGGTTGAAAATATTGTAACGTTGTATTAAATGTAAAcggaagaaagttgaggttttaccataaaaatAATTGTCAATGGAGAGTAggtcaattacttataagcgtATACAAGGTCCCTTCTTTTCTGATATGAGATTCATACTCTTAACACGCCCCCTCACATATAGTGAGTTTTCAAGTCTAACATGTGGATAATGCAAACTGAGTAacgtggagcacgtgtgacCGTTTCACTTTTCACGAGGGACAACCTGCTCTAATactatgaagaaagttaaggttttaccataaaactaattagcaaCATAGAAAATAacccaattacttataagtacaTACAAAATCTCTTTTTTCTTGATGTTGAATTCATACGCTCAACATAAACCAATCCCCTCCTAATTATTTCCTACTTCAAGTGTTTTGGATGGATGATaaagtccaaaaaaataaaaaaataaaataaacataagaACTGTGAAAAGGACCCTGCAGACAACCCGTGAAGGCTGTTGGAGGATAAGTTCTGGCCATGAAATAGAATGGAAGTTTGGCTTCTTGCTAGGAAAAAGATGGAATATAAAAACAATATAGAAACTAACACTATTATTGCAGTTCGTATGAGCTCTGCCACAGAAAACGGTTAACATAAGATAGGAAAACAACTCATACAACATGGGTAGACTGTAATTGGTGTTCTatatcaatgaaataaggaCAAGTCGACAAGAATTTACAGACATATCCATTTATTTGACATGAAAAACTACAGTGACAAAAATGTAATAATTATTTGTAACATATAACTTCTTCTCCTGACATAAATTACACTCACAAGATTTGTTATTCACTCACGAGAGccttcaaacccaaaaaaaggcAAAAAGTCGAAAGCATTATATTCCGAGTGGGGGGTTTGGCAGAACGTGGTTGAGACCTGAGACTTGAGACATgagaatgaaataaaaacacTCTCTCTCTTCACGCCCTAAAAGCTATCCATCTTTGTTCATATAATGCGTACTTTCTGGTTCAAAAGGAATCTTCTTGGTCATATTTTTCGCGTTGGTGGATGATATTTTTTGGTGGAAACAATATAGTAGTATAAAATAATAGATATGCGAGTTAAATTAGTTGATCACGATATTATGCTCGATTTTTGCacttaagtttaaatttttttttttcctcacaaAATAGAATATGAAAGCAAATCGATGGTTACAAGATCAACTATCCTCTAATCAATTGAATTATTAGTATTTCAAGTATTTGATTATAGATTAAGAAATCATAATAATTCAAATACTCGCGTATTAAGTCAGGAATTGAAATAATATGAGTACTCATAACTAAACATGTTACGAAACGTATCGCTGATTCTCAGATTCTCAGGAGCAACATATAGTGAACATAGTCATCACTATTGAGATGTCCTGATTTACCAATACAATGTTACTGTAACAATTTTGTATCAATATAATATTAAATTGAAACGTGATGTAGCACTAAATCcctttaaattaatgtacctccTGATTCAAAGAAAGTACAAACAGTTATTGGTCCTTTCCTTTCGtcctttggtggatgattattCTTGGTGGTGACtatatctgttttttttttttttaatttttatttttaagagacgatattatctacgctaaAAGGATGAAGGGTAAACTTAAtctcataatgggctagtaGTACTGtatttcaaattcacttttaacaagattaaacctaagacctttcatttataagtgaagaagaatatcactagatagTAGTACTAAGTGATCTGGTGGTGACCATAtcttagaaaaagaaaaaactaattgTACACACTTGTATAGACGTTGGAGACAAAATAATTCCTTATCCATATGAGGATTAGCCACACCACGCTTAGGAGTCTGGTAATTCGCCACTATTTGCAGCTTTTTTTTGGTACAGAATCCAGTCATGGTGCTCCGTTATATTAATATATGCATTTTGTTAGTGGAGAAGTAAGTGGACCACCGACCGACCACACTTGGTTCTTGTTACTTGATCCAAGTTATAAGGTTGTTGTGGCTTCTCTGAGTCCTGGTCCATGCAACCCCGAACAAAGTTTTCATTTGGGGGTTTGTGTTATATTCTCAAATTTTGCCATCATCTGTATTTTCGATACGGCATTTTAAGTTACTCTAGGTCCTTCATCGTCTTGATCAACCGATTATAAGAAGCTAGAACTCTGCTTGAATTAACTGACATACACACATATACGAAGCCTTTAAAGtaagatatttttattttttttatttttataaaaatagaaattagTTGTGCGGCCAACATTACTTTGAAGTTTAACTAtctgaaccatctatttttcaagttgcacataatagatcatccttacaaaatattagccaaattggaaATATTAAGGCATCTAATTGAGCTCAAAGAAATTAATGAACACTTTGTTAtctaagaaacattgaaatttcattgttatAATTAAACAAACGGTTTCtgattaaattgattttttttaaggatgatctatgaatcaagacttacaaaaatagacgattcggatcgttaaaattcgatGTGGAGTGGGTTCCACAACTAATtcccattttttcaaaaagtgGATACCCCTCtccttagaccatcttcaaccattggattaaaacctaaaatttttaacccagaaaatttagattttaactcaaaaacagtttttttgctCTAATTTTtgtgggttaaatttttagctcGAGATTATTAAAGGATGAATTTAGGATAACATTTTTGTCAGAGTATCATTTTTTCCTTAAATATTTATGTTGACAATcttaatttagttttatgaacattttaaccaaaaaaatattgagattccgataaatattgaatgaTTACTAAACTGACACTATGAAACTTGTGGAACACTATGTGAAACACATTAAAGAAttctttttaattactttagttgttggatttaaatttggaccattagGTCTCCTTtttactgttggatttgattatattatattttagctgttagattcaatgtatttatatatataaaactaaaaaaaaatacccaCATATGGTGGGCCATTCCACTAAACTAGAGGGGAATCTTGGCCTAAATTTGTTCCGTAAATGAGTTTGggtta is a window from the Pyrus communis chromosome 16, drPyrComm1.1, whole genome shotgun sequence genome containing:
- the LOC137721246 gene encoding probable polygalacturonase; translated protein: MELLGRSPMKTQVIIKLVLVVLVVVAMLRGAEGRRAKGKIFESFEYTAMNCRAHSASLTDFGGVGDGKTSNTKAFHAAVSQLSQYETQGGAQLFVPAGKWLTGSFNLTSHFTLYLHKDAVLLASQDINEWPVLKALPSYGRGRDAPAGRYTSLIWGTNLTDVVVTGDNGTIDGQGEFWWQQFHKKKLKYTRPYLIEVMFSTDVQISNLTLLNSPSWNVHPVYSSNILVKGITIIAPISSPNTDGINPDSCTNTRIEDCYIVSGDDCVAVKSGWDEYGIAFGMPTKQLVVRRLTCISPYSATIALGSEMSGGIQDVRAEDIVAIHTESGVRIKTAVGRGGYVKDIYARRFTMHTMKWAFWMTGNYGSHADDKYDKNALPEIKNINYRDMVADNVTMAARLEGIADHPFTGICISNVTIGLAVKAKKQPWTCTDIEGITSGVTPRPCDLLPDQGAEKAKACDFPADDLPIDRVELKQCTYRMSSL